In one window of Mytilus galloprovincialis chromosome 6, xbMytGall1.hap1.1, whole genome shotgun sequence DNA:
- the LOC143080141 gene encoding putative G-protein coupled receptor B0563.6 codes for MLNATLTSPLDIVTPLYQFISEANDTHHVMGNFTTPSIVSNETVWVPDIALALKVGKICYKYIGPIICAIGILCNIMNLLVLTQRQLKESPYTYLTGLALTDLGALTFSFIFMVGSYQRKEYFWKFYDAYIYLPLVNVCTNSSVWITVVLTIERFLFVRYPLWAKAMCDRASAKMKNALIISIMFVINIPHFLLLRVEPIANTTDQYTRVSTDFRHSEHYYRIRWFYSIIIHFVPLIILSTANAYLVYAVMRARKEREILQIRNNKEATWYREQVRLTVTLISIVCLFIVCIIPSAFSNKRIAYALFGGDQPLSHFAMSNFYLILQYVANVLVWCNLSLNFVFYCAINKKFRYVMRWMVQRWIKNLRRRNGNVLLLVNFKSGHSITRNSSSQTNSITMTSKTNPPDLLLKTDRSNHNGNHKTALIEDCEKETENEA; via the coding sequence ATGCTGAACGCAACTTTAACTAGTCCTTTAGACATTGTTACCCCTCTGTACCAGTTCATATCAGAGGCTAATGATACACATCATGTCATGGGAAACTTCACAACACCATCTATAGTCAGTAATGAAACTGTCTGGGTACCAGATATAGCACTGGCTCTCAAAGTTGGCAAAATATGCTATAAATACATTGGACCAATTATCTGTGCAATAGGCATCTTGTGCAACATTATGAACCTATTAGTTTTGACGCAGCGTCAACTCAAAGAGTCCCCATATACATATTTAACTGGACTAGCTCTGACTGATTTGGGAGCACTtacattttcattcattttcatggTAGGTTCTTACCAGAGAAAAGAATACTTCTGGAAGTTTTATGATGCCTATATTTATCTTCCATTGGTTAATGTGTGTACCAATTCCAGCGTCTGGATTACAGTGGTTCTAACTATTGAACGTTTTCTCTTTGTACGGTATCCACTGTGGGCAAAGGCCATGTGTGATAGAGCCagtgcaaaaatgaaaaatgcattaATTATTAGCATTATGTTTGTCATAAACATTCCACACTTTCTCTTATTGAGAGTAGAACCAATAGCAAACACAACAGATCAGTACACCAGAGTTTCTACTGATTTCAGACACAGTGAGCACTACTACAGAATCCGCTGGTTCTATAGCATCATCATTCACTTTGTTCCACTTATAATTCTCAGCACAGCCAATGCCTATCTTGTCTATGCCGTAATGAGGGCACGGAAAGAAAGAGAAATCCTACAGATCCGTAACAACAAGGAGGCCACATGGTACAGAGAACAGGTCAGACTCACTGTAACTCTTATCAGTATAGTCTGCCTCTTTATCGTCTGTATAATACCATCAGCATTCTCAAATAAAAGAATTGCATATGCATTGTTTGGCGGGGACCAACCATTAAGTCACTTTGCTATGTCAAACTTTTACTTAATTCTGCAATACGTAGCCAACGTTCTTGTCTGGTGTAATTTGTCCTTGAACTTTGTATTTTACTGTGCCATCAACAAGAAGTTTCGTTATGTTATGCGTTGGATGGTACAACGTTGGATCAAGAACCTACGGAGAAGAAACGGCAACGTCTTGCTTCTGGTCAACTTCAAATCTGGACATTCCATTACTCGCAACAGCAGTAGCCAGACAAACAGCATTACAATGACGTCAAAGACAAACCCACCAGATTTACTGTTAAAGACGGACAGAAGCAACCATAACGGCAACCATAAAACAGCACTCATAGAAGATTGCGAAAAGGAAACAGAAAATGAAGCCTAG